gctctgcaaTGTAATTtttactgcgtgagaacatgatatGTAGTATGAAAGCGGCATGACTTGTgagacatagcaacagtaattAAGGGGGGCAGGTCTTTGTGATGGGTCAGTTGTTCTGTCAAAGTTCATTGTCAtctagcttaaagggatagtttacccaaaaataaaaattccgtcatcatttacactgatgtcattccaaaacctgtatgagttgctttcttttgttgaacataaaagaagatattttgaatattgctggtaatcaaacagttggtggttcccattgacttccatagtattttttaacataagaaagcaactcatacagatttggaactacatgacagtgagtaaattatgacaaaattttaatttttatgtgaactatccctttaacatctgaCTCCTCCATAACTGTATCTGATCTGGACACAGGTGCCAAATTGTGTGCTATCCCTGACAGAGAAGCTCCTTCCTTCGCCAGGGGATTTGGCAGGGAGGGGCTGGTGGGTTTCATCAAGGTGGCCCAGTAGGGCGCAACCATCAATACCTGCTcttcgtcctccctgatcttgggAAGCTCACTGGGGGAAATTTATACTTGCGTATaaattttttaagtatacttctgagaagtacataaagcccatttctgagaagtacataagtaaactaaaagcatactttcctatttttagtttaaaagaagtatactaatagcacacttgaataaacttctttttcgtaagggcagcTGTGTGGCAGTGCATCCATGCCGAGGGTTCCCATTGGTCTGGGAGTAGAAGATTGGGCAGTGGAAGAACTTGCAGGAAGTAAACCAGTCTACCTGGTTACCTCCGAATCAACTACATACAGCGTCTCCATTATTCCAGTAGGTGGTTGTGAGAGCTTGTCTACTGCATGATTGATCACCCACCTAAACTGAATGCAGTATTGCCAGCAGCTCGAGGCATCTGATATGCCACTGCAGTCGAGGTCCTTTCCAGGAGCCCTCCTGcccatagaaaaaaataaaaattaatcactgGAATGCAGCAGGTGTATTGGACACAATTTGATTCAAATGGctttacatttattattctgACAAAAAAACAAGCAGGTCAGTCATTAAAGAAAacgttatttaattttttaacaaatcacaCAATATAGTTGAAGCACTGAAGCTTTTAGTGATTTAAGAAAACAAACTGGAGGTATCTGCCCTCTAGATTTGGCTTGGATACAAAGTACAGCATTAGTGAGCAACACGGAAACAATCATGAGATGCAGATTAATTCAATTACAAGGCTAAAAGTTATTAATTTAGAAATGGTCACAGGAAAGTTTGACAAATTGAAAATCTAGCAATATATCaagaatcaaagaatcaaaacattGTTGTCAAATCTACCAAACCTCCATAGAGCAGTTGTCagatacattattaaataatattattatggcagatttaatgtattttcatataaTATCCTAAAGTCAACAGATCCCTCAAATAAATTCAGTAAGTGCTGCCTGAGCAGCACTCAGACGATCCAAGCGGACTCGTAGATCTTTGCGTCTTTTGCTGACATCAGAGTCCTCAAAGAGGAGCTCGCTCACATTTGCCCCGTCCAATAAACCTAAAATGTCAGTAGACAAGAACTCAGCAGTTTCCTTCAGCATGAAAAGGGAAATCATCATGGGCAGTTGGTCAGCCATCCTCTGCACTACAatctgaaagaaaacaataagATATGAGACATTAAGTTACTTCCACACACCACAAGCACTGCATTGTAATTTGTTACTGAAACCTAGACATATCTACCTCATAATGTGCCTCCAGCATATGACTGTACTTGCACTTTTTGTCAAACATAGGTAACTGTTCTTCTGAGAACCGCTCATTGGTAATCTCACTCAAGATCTTCAGGAAGATGGGATCTTGAGTGTAGATCAAGTTTTCCATTTCAAACTGCTCTAGGATCCTCTGTTCTGCCTTCTCTTGGTGACCTGACAGAATGTTGTTGATTTTACTCTATAGAGACAAGTGAAGAAGGACAGAGGAAAGAAACCTTGatcaaactatattaaaaattgGCAATATTTGCTATTAATTATGAGAAATATATACCACAGTTATGTTTTTAAGGACAGGGTAGTTCTGGAAACAATGATTGACCACGTCAAGTAAATGTTCGAGGATGATGTCTTCAGGAGAAATGCATAAATCAAGAAGAAAAACAGCCACATGtgctaaaattattaaagttattcagAACCAGAACATCTTTAAACACAAAGTTTTGTGATGTACCTTTCATACTGCTGAGTAAGTCATTGGCTGGTTTGTTTAGTTTGGCCACATGTTTCTGAAGGACAGTCTCAAACACTTTGTAGTTGCTGAAGCCGGGCAGTTCCCTCCCTCTGTTTTTCTGGCTCACCGCTTTTGAATTAGAAACTTTTTTGGAAACCACATGATTTCTTATGAAATTAATTACTgactttttccattttcattagaACTAAAAGCAAAACAACAGTGAAATCACACTTATGTTTCTTCAAATTGAAAATATACTCACAGGATGTCTTTAAACGATTAAGATGATCATTCCACTTCTTGAATTCAGCACGAAGCTGTGCAAACAAATTTTCTTTCAAGATCAGCTCTCCTGATGATAAGGAGTTGATTTGATCATTGAATCTTTTTAAGGTctatgagggaaaaaaattacatttgttttatgatTCTGTTACATTACCATCAAACAGCAAAAGCATATACTATCAGCATAGTTGAAAAGAAACTCTAGACAGTACTATAAACAGAGAAAGCATAGCATAGTAAAGTTGCATGGTATAGCCTGCTAATGCTATGGTAGATTTGCAGTACCCAAGCTTCAAATATAAATGGTGCCATAATATTTTCCAAACAGTTGCACCATAAAGCCCGAGACTTAATATTCTCACATGTGTTTGGTTTCCTTCCACAGAGTCATCTCCCTATTGAAGAGTTCAATGACTCCCAAGACCCCCCCTCAGTGAAACACCCCAAGTGTTTTGTGCAATATTCTGCAAATTCACCACTGATCTATATGAGTAGGGCTGCGTTCCAGTTCACTTTTAGAAATGCACTCgcaaacttccctaagcacttacCCTTGGGGGAATCCCCACAGCCATTTTGAAGTGCATTCCACTTCGTCAAGTGGACCCCTCGACCCCTCGATTTTGACAGAGAGTACGAGTCTGCTTTGTATGCACAGTTCAGGCCACTCTATAGACCACAAATGCAACACAACTATGATGTCATCGAAGATCGCTTTTAATTAATCCCCAACCCAACAACTCTAAAGTATTAcacgagttcacgcttacatattattagctgaggtttggaatgcgtatttggcgtgctgtccgggggaagggctccgagctcgggaatggcccgaacctagaatactcttcccccccccccccccacttcccCGTCTAGTTGTAAAAGTGAACTCAAaagtgaggagatggggtggaggagggatgctgataaaccgtcaattgatagaggtaagtcagcggtatttatactgtggtattgattacttgattgtggtccactggtgttgattaggctaagtatctgacgcgctcctcccgaaccttgttaataaaacaacattttacgagttcacgcttacatattattagctgaggtatggaatGCGTATTTGCCATTACTGCATTGGAACGGGTGAGCCCTACGGCCGATGAGGAGGAGCAGCGTGGTTGTATAGCCTGACCGGGAGGGCCCGAGTTGCCACAGGCTGACAAGCCCCTGCTATTCAGTGGGGGAAGGGCAAATGGTTGaccgagagggcccatgaagcctccaACTGGAGATTAAGACTCAGGACAACGGACGACTGGGTCCTTTCAGTTTGGCAGATAAAAAGCTTTGGGCTGACCGACAAGGAGGACCTCTTGCGACATCTGACGGGAGATCAAGACTCACGGCATCGGATGGATGAGACTCGCTTGCGGACGACAAGTATAGAAACCCGACCGGGAGAACTCTCGCCAGATGTCTGAAGGGAGCATATGCATCAGACAGGTAAGCCTCACCGGATGGGGAGAGTGAAAAGAAAACCTGACTGAGAGGGCTCTCGCAGCATCCGATGGAGTATCATACTCAGAACAttaaacgggtaagcctcgccaggcGGGGTTAAAAGATGTGAGGATAGCTGAGAGGGTTTTAGGCAGGGTTTGGCGCGAGGTCGAGACTCATAGCGTTGGACGGTTTAAGCCTCGCCTACCGTCAAATGGAAAGGTAGGTTGCATGGCCGGGAGACTCTTACCGACATCCAAAGGGAGCACACGCATCAAACGGGTAAGTCTTGCCAACCGTAGAATGGAAAGGTAATGGTTGTCTCGCCAGGAGGCTCTCACCAGCGTCCGAAGGGAGCAcatgcatcgaacgggtaagcctcactGACCAtagaaatggaaaaggtaaggttgtctagccgggaggctctcaccGACGTCCAAAGGGAACACACgcatcaaacgggtaagcctctctgGATGTAAGATGGAGAAGGTCAAATTGagtggccaggaggctctcaccAGCATCCAACAGGGACTTCCTGCTCACTGTATCGGCTGGGTAAGCCTCGCAGGccgtagaatggaaaaggtaagtttgtgtggcCGTGAGACTCTCGACGACATCTTATGGGAGTTCGCTACTCACGGCATAAAACGGGTAAGCCTCAACGACCGTAGGATGGAAAAGGTGGTTTGTGTGGCCGTGAGGCTCTCTCCGATGTCCGATGGGGGGCTTGATACTCGTGGCATCGGACGGCTTGCATATTGGTAGATCGGTTTTGGTGACCGAAAAACATGGGAAGGTAACagttgtctggccaggaggctctcgctgGCGTCCAATGGGAGCACACAcatcgaatgggtaagcctcgctggccgaaggatggaaaaggtaaggttgtctagccaggAGGCTCTCACCGACATCCGATAGGAGCTCAGCTCCCGGCATCAAATGGGTAAGCCTCTCTGGCTGAATGATGGAAAAGGTTGTCTAGCTGGGAGACTCTCACctacatccgatgggagctccaaCTCCATgcatcgaatgggtaagcctcgctggccaaaagacggaaaaggtaaggttgtctaacTGGGAGGCTCTCACcaacatccgatgggagctccaaCTCCAGGCATCGAATGGGTAAACCTCTCCAAGCGTAAGACGGAACAGCAATGTAGAGTAGCCGGTGGCTCTAACCTATGTCCGAAGGGAGCTCGAGCTCCTGGCAAcgaacgggtaagccttgctggctgcagaatagaaaaggtaaggttgtctagccggaAGGCTCTGATCGGCATTCGATGGGAGCTCAAGCTCCTGGCATCGAATAGGTAAACCTCACTGACcatagaatagaaaaggtaaggttatctagccgggaggctctcgctgGCATCCAGTGGGAGTTTAATACTTGCAACACCAGATGGGTAAGTCTCTCTGACCATGAGAGGGGAAGTTAAGGTTGTTTAGTTGCGAAGCTCTCGCCGTTGTTCAGCGGGAGCTTAATGCTTGCGTTATCGGATGGGTACGTCTCGTTGCTCaaaaggatttatatatatatatatatatatacactttttttatttatttttttttttttttttttttttttttgtggccgaTGAGGGTTTTGGTGGGCTTTCTTTATGTGGAACTGGTTAGTTCTGATATAGCTCTGGTACGCTTCTAAAGACCATCTTCCAGTAGTTTGGATCTGCTGCTTGGAGAGGCCTTTTTGGGCTGCTGAAGTTGCTGCCCCGATGCGAAAGGAATGGGTGGAGAAATTGTTTGCCGAGATACCCGATAATTGCAGGATGCATCTGAGGTGTTTTTGGAACCAGAATCGAGTGACTGGTTTTTTAGAGTCGTCAATGAATAGTGGTTCGTGCGGGGATTTTGCCTGAGAATTCCTAAGGTGTAGGAATGCCAAGATAGTTGGTAAGGCTGGATGGGAGAGGGGAGAttgaaaatacatataaaatgacCTTCCCTGGCTTGGTCTGTCttgctttgtttgattaaaaaagcgATTGTTTCGTCGTCGAGTACGGTTAGGTCTGATACGTTAGGGTTGATTTTTGGATTGAAATTTTAAGAGATCGTGAGCTTGAGCACCTAAGAAAACCGAAAAATGCTAGAATGAACCTGGTGTCGAGCGTATGGGCTATGCTGAGGGGTTGGTAATTTGTGCTGAGGGTGTGGATACGTTTTGTGAGGATATCTAGCGTTATGGGTTGTCTAGTGTCGGGATGGGTGGGCTGGGATCGCTGGATCCCTTTGATCAAGAGGGGAGGTTTGCGAATTGTTTATTTCAGGTGAGGGAACGGCGAACatcagtttgtgaaaaaaaaagacccttaacGCCATTGAGAAACGAAATAAAAGAGGTGATAGAGGAGTGGTTTTAGAGGGTGGGTTACGAGAGTTATGAGAGGCTGATCATAAACCCTTCTTTAATTCATGCTGCCTATGGAGGAAAgctgaacagattatttcagtgaaatggctgaaagtaaataaaaaatggcaacatTTGATGTCCGCGTTCGAGGATTTATAattgctgtagcatttctgtcataaagaCTTGTCCAATATTAAAGATTGTCTACATTTGAATTGAAAGTTTAGCCAAACGAGGATTAGACTACACAGTGACATGTAGAAACAATTGTCGGGACATTGTGATGCCCTTGAAAGCTTTTGATATAATGTGCATTAGAGGTGtaacgattcatcgatatggatcaaTACATCGATACCATGTCTGACGATACGttgcatcgatgccacacgtaaaatatcgatatctgtagtataaataggcaccttatttggcactgtacacattttcacataatgtccgtctatgcattaccgccaacgcgtgcattctcgctcaaactcacgtatcaggactcgatataaggactgcccttgCCTGAAGGCACAAGGTGAAGCATAAAAGACGCTCGGGATTGTTGGTTGTTggttgtgaatgtcccaactgaggtacagaatgtaaaattttcaggtaaatgttcttgttatatattttggttgcatttgtgagttaataaaaatgtagatggttgtttaaaatagatataaaatatcaaaatatcgatatatcgatcgttatactcctgtatcgaatcgaatcgtaatTGTAGGGTAGAATTTTTTTAGGTATCggaaaatatcgtatcgctgTGACGTCAAGAAAGAGGAGACAATAGCAAGTAAAACAGATCCTTTATTGGAGAATAACACCGGTACTTCGAATTTGATGGTATCTTAGATGATGACGATGACTAGGCAGCGCAGGCTTGCATGGGCAACTCGATCCAATGGTCAGACGTGAAGGGGTGAGTCCAGTGTAGGTGAATCGTGAAGACAACACTGCAACGCGAACTTCCAGCCCAGAGACAAACAAGGAGACACGAGGAGCCGACGAGACAGGAACACAACAGGTACATCCATacaacaacgatctgacaaaacAGAGGACGCCTAAGGTGAGTATAAATAGACAGTGGGTAATGAAAAACACCTGTCGCTGATTTCCCGGAGGATAATCAGCGaccacgcccacacacacacagtgcaaggGATCGTCAATGAATTCCTCAACCGTGACAATCGCTGGGTAAGAGAATCGATATCGAatcgtatcgtgacgaaccatccgatttacacccctaatgtgcatgtacattatattgttaaaACATTATGTTAAGTTTTGTTCAATAGGACAGTATCAgtaattgcttttcatacttcATTTAAACCAGTTGCCAAGGCCTAATCATTAGTGATGGCCTTAGATGAAGGATCTAATTCCGCACTTGCCAGGATTTGAGCCTGGATGTTGTGAACCATTGGAGGTGGCTCCGAGGTAACAGCATTTGGTGGAACGGGCA
The DNA window shown above is from Cyprinus carpio isolate SPL01 chromosome B25, ASM1834038v1, whole genome shotgun sequence and carries:
- the LOC122142438 gene encoding interferon-induced GTP-binding protein Mx-like, with translation MKDIILEHLLDVVNHCFQNYPVLKNITVSKINNILSGHQEKAEQRILEQFEMENLIYTQDPIFLKILSEITNERFSEEQLPMFDKKCKYSHMLEAHYEIVVQRMADQLPMMISLFMLKETAEFLSTDILGLLDGANVSELLFEDSDVSKRRKDLRVRLDRLSAAQAALTEFI